One genomic region from Anopheles bellator chromosome 2, idAnoBellAS_SP24_06.2, whole genome shotgun sequence encodes:
- the LOC131210097 gene encoding cilia- and flagella-associated protein 206 produces MSAYVNAPKVQLLEHNEALSPLLQEIYRNCERRSIRYDRPLVHFVTNLLSLDPRFELFMETVSADRRNHDDFVEACCDLLADDRSPRLITLKMQAHFLGNFFDKDEIIEKHARNLQAKTFALTKEIIDVDVITKDEQDDVFNKVILDIVMNMGLGNPECKDVISETMRALNSVMSRSDKAKFVTLDRKDRLMALKDIREIVAGIRIFNKHSGNTANGMADLPKVLDQSHESTKSILQITLCEIMDKVNLLTSALNAAIAYDLRNRSIITLLPENITPDDFETIKDLLIMYRQHEVYTRKLIDELASIKVNIDSCKQEYEAKLLRIHEAVQFRTAIPTDRVFPKFSELTRVWLQFQNFIFLLSEMNQISNMLTNLTERCVSFDDAAYRLLGECQIQTDVDRLNKVKNKRLELVEANHCEIVVYEESMQIELLKFCLWHLAEGKGLLMPGSIEMGVCRVHKEHFLFNIPEPFVFFDEDPNKYFYKIVETVRKKIHLISLLNLYDKVLAAYDAPRSEGFQMKITTTCEQEVQTDLHPVPSCIDREYRWNVWDYRREAIRLANLRTKQTSSVQTLESCRALPKSTQIYPAKSQSTQTRTSRGTDASEPRRSTAGVKMLAPSAPSPLKIYALTLAETSRSAFGRSGER; encoded by the exons ATGTCGGCCTACGTGAACGCGCCCAAGGTGCAACTGCTCGAGCACAACGAAGCCTTGTCGCCGTTGTTGCAGGAAATTTACCGTAACTGCGAACGTCGTAGCATCCGGTACGACAGACCGTTGGTTCATTTTGTGACGAACCTGCTCAGCCTTGACCCACGGTTTGAGCTGTTCATGGAAACGGTTAGTGCCGATCGCCGCAATCACGACGACTTTGTCGAAGCTTGCTGTGACCTGCTGGCCGACGACCGGTCGCCTCGTTTAATCACGCTTAAAATGCAAGCCCACTTCTTGGGCAACTTTTTCGATAAAGACGAAATCATTGAGAAGCACGCGCGAAACCTGCAGGCGAAAACGTTTGCACTGACGAAAGAAATCATTGATGTCGATGTGATTACGAAGGACGAACAGGATGACGTGTTCAACAAGGTCATCCTGGATATCGTGATGAACATGGGTCTTGGGAACCCGGAGTGCAAGGACGTGATAAGTGAAACGATGCGAGCATTGAACTCGGTCATGTCCCGTAGTGACAAGGCCAAGTTCGTGACGCTCGATCGGAAGGACCGTTTGATGGCACTGAAGGACATCAGAGAGATTGTCGCGGGAATTCgtattttcaacaaacattcCGGCAACACGGCAAACGGAATGGCTGATT TGCCGAAAGTGCTCGATCAGTCGCACGAATCAACGAAATCGATCCTCCAGATAACGTTATGCGAAATCATGGACAAAGTAAACTTGCTCACGAGTGCCCTCAATGCCGCTATCGCTTATGATTTGCGCAATCGGTCCATCATTACGCTGCTGCCGGAAAACATAACACCGGATGACTTCGAAACGATCAAGGATCTACTGATCATGTACCGACAGCACGAGGTGTACACTCGGAAGCTGATCGACGAGCTGGCATCCATCAAGGTCAACATCGACAGCTGTAAGCAAGAATACGAAGCAAAACTGCTGCGCATTCACGAAGCCGTTCAGTTCCGGACAGCCATTCCCACCgaccgtgtgttt CCAAAATTTTCAGAGTTGACGCGGGTGTGGCTCCAGTTTCAAAATTTCATCTTCCTCCTGTCGGAGATGAACCAAATCAGCAATATGCTTACGAACCTGACCGAGCGCTGCGTTAGTTTCGATGATGCCGCCTACCGGCTGTTGGGCGAATGTCAGATACAAACCGACGTGGATCGACTGAACAAAGTGAAGAATAAACGGCTCGAGCTGGTGGAAGCGAACCATTGCGAAATTGTGGTGTACGAAGAAAGTATGCAG ATTGAGCTGCTCAAGTTTTGTCTCTGGCACCTGGCCGAAGGAAAAGGATTGCTGATGCCGGGCAGTATTGAGATGGGAGTTTGCCGAGTCCACAAGGAGCactttttattcaacattccCGAACCGTTCGTATTTTTCGACGAGGATCCAAACAA ATACTTCTACAAGATCGTCGAAACGGTTCGCAAGAAAATCCATCTCATTTCTTTGTTAAACCTGTACGACAAGGTACTGGCAGCGTACGATGCTCCACGGAGTGAGGGatttcaaatgaaaatcaCGACCACCTGCGAGCAGGAGGTACAAACGGACTTGCACCCGGTTCCGTCGTGCATCGATCGCGAGTATCGTTGGAATGTGTGGGACTATCGGCGAGAAGCCATTCGTTTGGCCAATCTTCGCACGAAACAGACGAGCTCGGTGCAAACACTTGAATCGTGCCGTGCCCTGCCAAAATCGACCCAAATCTATCCCGCAAAATCGCAGTCCACGCAGACGCGCACCAGCCGTGGAACCGATGCGTCCGAGCCTCGGCGATCAACTGCCGGCGTGAAGATGCTAGCACCGTCAGCCCCGTCACCGTTGAAAATATATGCACTAACGCTTGCCGAGACAAGTCGTTCCGCTTTTGGACGCAGCGGCGAACGTTAG
- the LOC131210096 gene encoding chromosome transmission fidelity protein 18 homolog: MDFYPTEEEEFEMAYGDDLEAMEEVDEPQPGPSSKAVPGTPSGTARPVSVATEHGTPSQLATIAESPIAASPALSVISHGTTHRRLFDTPGPSTSSRMAYGRAASTPFPGASAAAGGGNDALQTLQQMDANPRKRRLDALFGDIQDIEAEPFEYEYCSQKKTKTEEEQDMELIERILEARRRFHSVANPAKPTFLSRAEELHRFKQNNLAYEPPKWPSLTLKRSDKTCIYVRFHSEDFEKQQIDEINCAKDGYNGLLGAEKERIWREANEIVAKRLIETPPIDLSEPEENAFEIPNETNVLWVEKYRPRRYVDLLSDETTNRSLLQWLKLWDKVVFNREPKTRKDTKQFNSFNKKIGRFESNGGWIKGQRKTRSAMNTELDDHGCPVQKVALLCGPPGLGKTTLAHTIARHAGYAVREVNASDDRNPEAFRLVLENGTQMKSVLNDEKRPNCIVLDEIDGAPLPAIEFLLRFISGNVTQKGAAKKPGKAGRDKFILKRPIICICNDMYAPALRQLRQVAFVVNFPPTGNARLADRLLAIAKRESITTDLSSMLALAEKTGNDVRACLSMLQFYACAKKPIRLTDVLKCSVGQKDRKKGLFSIWSSIFQIQRPKKTITEDPNATLTELVTLTDMSATTRMSNVLGVVSMAGDYERLMQGVYENYLHQKMPDADMCGVAEATEWFCFNDRLQRTVNQLQNYSVYPYLAYAFVMWHYLFATLSWPKINFPSKGYEHSQKLLGTKLVLTGLRRGLSAHLKGIGDGATVLLDTVPMLKRVINPTLRSVSLQLLTAKEKSDLKHTVEVMADFGLNYIQLKTPEGTYQYQLNPDLEQLCQFSGTTGLGSNYFGKQIVAREVELEQMRRAQPKITGTSAAPATKTSANRSNCTKENANPAGGGADAAGKRKEGADLPNHLRTLKPKQILQKTVQVVSKDFFGRISTKETALSVKEGGTDAIVKSPIWYRYKEGFNNAVRKDVTLKDLM; this comes from the exons ATGGACTTTTATCCCACCGAAGAGGAGGAGTTCGAGATGGCCTACGGTGATGATCTGGAGGCAATGGAAGAGGTGGATGAACCACAACCGGGCCCATCCTCGAAAGCGGTTCCTGGCACTCCATCGGGGACGGCACGTCCTGTGAGTGTGGCCACCGAACACGGCACGCCATCTCAGCTTGCAACGATTGCCGAAAGTCCCATTGCGGCAAGTCCGGCCCTTTCCGTTATTTCACACGGCACCACTCACAGGCGGCTTTTCGACACACCGGGGCCATCAACTTCTTCCCGGATGGCTTATGGTCGCGCCGCGTCGACCCCATTCCCCGGTGCATCGGCTGCCGCCGGCGGGGGCAACGATGCACTGCAAACGCTGCAACAAATGGATGCCAATCCAAGGAAGCGTCGGCTAGACGCCCTGTTCGGTGACATTCAGGATATCGAAGCGGAACCGTTCGAGTACGAGTATTGTTCgcagaaaaaaaccaagaCGGAAGAGGAGCAGGACATGGAACTGATCGAGCGGATACTGGAGGCCCGCCGAAGGTTCCACTCCGTAGCTAACCCCGCCAAGCCGACGTTCCTTTCGCGGGCGGAAGAGCTACACCGGTTTAAGCAAAACAATCTTGCATACGAACCACCCAA ATGGCCATCGTTAACGTTGAAACGGAGTGATAAAACCTGCATCTACGTTCGGTTTCACTCGGAGGACTTTGAAAAACAGCAAATCGATGAGATTAATTGCGCCAAAGACGGCTACAACGGTCTACTGGGCGCGGAAAAGGAACGTATTTGGcgggaagcgaacgaaatc GTAGCAAAACGTCTCATTGAAACGCCACCGATTGATCTCTCCGAACCAGAGGAAAACGCATTTGAGATACCCAACGAAACGAACGTGCTCTGGGTGGAAAAGTACCGTCCACGACGGTACGTTGATCTGCTGTCCGATGAAACCACGAACCGTAGTCTACTGCAGTGGCTCAAGCTATGGGATAAAGTTGTCTTCAATCGAGAACCGAAAACGCGAAAGGACACTAAGCAGTTCAATAGCTTTAACAAGAAAATCGGTCGCTTCGAGTCCAACGGGGGCTGGATCAAGGGTCAACGGAAGACACGCTCAGCCATGAACACTGAGCTCGACGATCACGGGTGTCCAGTGCAGAAAGTGGCACTTCTTTGCGGGCCACCGGGCCTGGGAAAAACTACCCTTGCACATACGATCGCCCGTCACGCCGGATACGCCGTGCGTGAGGTGAACGCTTCGGATGACCGTAACCCGGAAGCGTTCCGCTTGGTgctggaaaacggaacgcaGATGAAATCGGTGCTCAACGACGAAAAGCGTCCGAACTGTATCGTGCTGGACGAAATCGACGGAGCACCTCTGCCGGCGATAGAGTTTCTGCTTCGTTTTATTTCTGGCAACGTAACGCAAAAAGGAGCAGCGAAGAAGCCTGGGAAGGCCGGACGCGATAAGTTCATACTGAAACGACCGATAATCTGCATCTGCAACGATATGTACGCACCGGCATTGCGACAACTCCGTCAGGTGGCGTTTGTGGTTAACTTCCCACCCACGGGAAATGCGCGGCTCGCGGATCG ATTGCTGGCGATCGCCAAACGAGAGAGCATAACGACCGATCTGTCGTCGATGCTGGCATTGGCCGAAAAGACGGGCAACGATGTGCGCGCCTGCCTTTCGATGTTGCAGTTCTATGCGTGCGCCAAGAAGCCGATCCGTCTGACCGATGTTCTAAAGTGCAGCGTGGGGCAAAAGGATCGCAAGAAGGGACTGTTTTCGATCTGGTCATCAATCTTTCAG ATTCAACGGCCGAAGAAGACGATCACCGAGGACCCAAACGCGACGCTGACCGAGCTCGTCACATTGACCGACATGTCCGCCACGACCCGGATGTCGAATGTGCTCGGAGTGGTTAGCATGGCCGGCGATTACGAGCGTCTGATGCAGGGAGTGTACGAAAACTATCTGCACCAGAAGATGCCCGATGCGGATATGTGCGGTGTGGCCGAAGCTACGGaatggttttgtttcaacGATCGTCTCCAGCGTACCGTTAACCAGCTGCAGAACTATTCAGTCTATCCGTACCTGGCGTACGCATTCGTCATGTGGCACTACCTGTTTGCCACCCTGTCCTGgccgaaaatcaattttcccaGCAAAGGATACGAG CACTCGCAAAAGCTGCTCGGCACGAAACTCGTACTGACCGGGCTGCGGAGAGGTTTATCGGCCCATCTGAAGGGTATCGGCGATGGGGCCACGGTCCTGCTCGACACGGTACCGATGCTGAAGCGCGTCATCAACCCCACGTTACGATCGGTCTCGCTGCAGCTGCTCACCGCAAA AGAAAAATCCGACCTCAAGCACACGGTCGAGGTGATGGCCGATTTTGGGCTCAACTACATCCAACTCAAGACCCCGGAGGGTACCTACCAGTATCAGTTGAACCCGGATCTCGAGCAACTGTGTCAGTTTAGCGGAACGACGGGTCTGGGCTCGAACTACTTTGGCAAGCAGATTGTGGCGCGAGAGGTTGAGCTGGAGCAAATGCGACGGGCACAGCCGAAAATAACGGGTACATCCGCTGCACCAGCTACCAAGACGAGCGCGAATCGGTCCAATTGTACGAAGGAGAACGCCAACcccgctggtggcggtgctgaCGCTGCCGGTAAGCGTAAGGAAGGTGCCGATCTACCGAACCATCTGCGGACACTGAAACCGAAGCAAATTCTGCAGAAAACGGTGCAAGTG GTTTCGAAGGACTTTTTCGGGCGTATCTCGACGAAGGAAACGGCACTGTCGGTCAAGGAGG GTGGAACCGACGCCATCGTCAAAAGCCCCATCTGGTACCGGTACAAGGAGGGTTTCAACAATGCCGTGCGGAAGGACGTTACTCTGAAGGACTTAATGTGA